In one window of Bacteroidia bacterium DNA:
- a CDS encoding FAD-dependent oxidoreductase: protein MKKPIIFTIDDDEEVLRAITRDLRTKYRQHYRVLSTSNPQEALDSLPELKKKTESVALFLVDQRMPEMLGVDFIVQAREFYPEAKRVLLTAYSDTEAAIRAINDVRLDYYLMKPWDPPEQKLYPVLDDLLEDWRMNFRPPYQGLKVLGYQYSPASHAIKDFLSGNLFPYKWLDAEAGEEASEMMNMYELQPKDLPAIIFEDGKGSLCNPALEVLAERLGLSGKPQQEVYDVVIIGAGPSGLAAAVYGGSEGLKTLLVEKYAPGGQAGTSSRIENYLGFPSGLSGADLTRRALSQARRFGTEFLAPRQVVSIRSERNYKIIGMKDGSTINSRSVIISTGVEYIRLEAKGIEQFTGAGVYYGAAMTEANSCRDKDVYIIGGGNSAGQAAMHIANYASQVFIIIRGENLSASMSQYLIDQIDNTQNVSIINRTQVEEAIGNGRLEKLRLKNLDTGKTHEAGLGALFVFIGAKPYTEWISLELYKDDKGFIETGRDLMRREGFKKIWKLNREPFFLETCSPGIFASGDVRSGAMNRVASAVGEGAMAIKFVHQYLAEN, encoded by the coding sequence ATGAAAAAGCCAATCATATTTACGATTGATGATGACGAGGAGGTACTGCGGGCGATTACCCGCGATCTGAGAACAAAATACCGTCAGCATTATCGTGTACTCTCTACCAGCAATCCGCAGGAAGCGCTCGATTCACTTCCTGAACTGAAGAAGAAAACCGAATCTGTAGCGCTCTTTCTGGTGGACCAGCGAATGCCGGAAATGCTGGGCGTGGATTTTATTGTGCAGGCCAGGGAATTTTATCCCGAAGCCAAACGGGTATTGCTGACGGCATACTCTGATACGGAAGCCGCTATAAGGGCCATCAATGATGTGAGGCTGGATTATTACCTTATGAAACCGTGGGATCCGCCAGAACAAAAGCTTTATCCTGTGCTGGATGATCTTCTGGAAGACTGGCGCATGAACTTTCGCCCGCCCTACCAGGGGCTGAAAGTGCTGGGCTATCAATATTCTCCGGCATCTCATGCCATAAAGGATTTCCTGTCAGGCAATCTTTTTCCGTATAAATGGCTTGATGCCGAAGCCGGTGAAGAAGCCAGCGAAATGATGAACATGTACGAACTACAACCCAAAGACCTCCCGGCCATTATTTTTGAGGATGGCAAAGGCAGCTTGTGTAACCCGGCTTTGGAAGTACTTGCAGAAAGGTTGGGGCTTAGTGGAAAGCCGCAGCAGGAAGTGTATGATGTAGTGATCATTGGTGCCGGTCCTTCAGGATTGGCAGCGGCTGTGTATGGTGGATCGGAAGGGCTGAAAACACTACTCGTAGAGAAATATGCTCCGGGAGGCCAGGCTGGCACCAGTTCCCGCATTGAGAATTATCTTGGATTTCCCAGCGGGCTGAGTGGGGCGGATCTTACGCGAAGAGCCTTGAGCCAAGCCAGGCGGTTTGGTACGGAGTTCCTGGCGCCCCGTCAGGTGGTCAGCATCAGGAGCGAAAGGAACTATAAGATCATAGGCATGAAGGATGGGAGCACAATTAACAGCCGGAGTGTGATTATCAGCACGGGAGTGGAATATATCCGGCTGGAGGCGAAGGGCATTGAGCAATTTACCGGAGCGGGAGTTTACTATGGCGCAGCGATGACGGAGGCAAACTCCTGCAGAGACAAGGATGTCTATATAATTGGTGGAGGAAATTCAGCCGGCCAGGCCGCCATGCACATAGCCAATTATGCCAGTCAGGTTTTTATCATTATCAGGGGCGAGAACCTTTCTGCAAGCATGAGCCAATACCTGATTGATCAGATCGATAATACACAAAACGTGAGCATTATCAATAGAACTCAGGTAGAGGAGGCCATCGGAAATGGCAGGCTCGAAAAATTGCGGTTGAAGAATTTAGATACCGGAAAAACACATGAAGCAGGATTGGGCGCGCTCTTCGTATTTATTGGCGCGAAGCCGTATACTGAATGGATATCCCTGGAATTGTATAAAGATGATAAAGGATTTATTGAAACCGGTCGTGATCTTATGAGGCGCGAAGGCTTTAAAAAGATCTGGAAACTGAATCGTGAGCCATTTTTTCTGGAGACCTGCTCTCCGGGCATTTTTGCATCAGGCGATGTTCGTTCTGGCGCCATGAACCGGGTGGCATCTGCGGTAGGTGAAGGCGCGATGGCCATCAAATTTGTGCATCAATACCTGGCTGAAAACTAA
- a CDS encoding shikimate dehydrogenase → MKKLGLIGFPLSHSHSKQYWEQKFSSEGISGYGYSLYPLASIEEFPMLLKREPELAGLNVTIPYKESILAYLNELDSEAEAVRAVNTISLQQKGGKLWCKGFNTDLYGFRQSFEKKFDPAIHKKALVLGSGGASKAVRYVLDRLDIPFAVVSRYAGKGDFSYDDIDEETMRGHQVIINATPVGMYPNEQSLPPLPYQFLTPDHYLFDLVYNPAETAFLAKGKEHGTTVQNGLGMLHLQADRAWEIWNLQSRSDGSKPSSR, encoded by the coding sequence ATGAAAAAGCTCGGCCTCATTGGGTTTCCACTTTCGCATTCGCATTCAAAGCAATATTGGGAGCAGAAATTTAGCAGTGAAGGCATTAGCGGCTACGGCTATTCACTTTATCCGCTTGCGTCAATAGAGGAGTTTCCGATGCTTTTGAAGCGCGAGCCTGAACTCGCAGGACTGAATGTCACCATTCCGTATAAAGAATCCATTCTTGCTTATCTGAATGAACTGGATAGCGAGGCCGAAGCTGTACGAGCCGTGAATACCATAAGCTTGCAACAGAAGGGAGGCAAATTATGGTGCAAAGGTTTTAATACGGATCTGTATGGTTTCAGGCAAAGTTTCGAAAAGAAATTCGACCCTGCCATTCACAAAAAAGCCCTGGTCCTGGGAAGTGGTGGTGCAAGTAAAGCCGTGCGCTACGTTTTGGACCGGCTTGATATTCCGTTTGCAGTTGTTTCAAGATATGCAGGAAAGGGAGACTTTTCCTATGATGATATAGATGAAGAAACAATGAGGGGTCACCAGGTGATCATCAATGCCACGCCAGTCGGAATGTATCCCAATGAGCAGTCGCTGCCACCGCTTCCCTACCAATTTCTGACACCGGACCATTACCTGTTTGATTTGGTCTATAATCCGGCAGAAACGGCATTTTTAGCAAAAGGAAAGGAGCATGGCACCACGGTGCAGAATGGCCTTGGGATGCTGCACCTCCAGGCGGACAGGGCCTGGGAGATTTGGAACCTCCAGTCGCGGTCAGACGGTTCTAAACCGTCAAGCCGCTAA
- a CDS encoding DUF368 domain-containing protein, which translates to MNLFFVFFKGMAMGAANVIPGVSGGTIAFITGIYERLINAIKSFDLEAAKLLLAGKFKAFVIHVDLYFLIALFAGIGLSIVSLAKLLEFLLLNFEVLTMAFFFGLIISSVLLVGKQVERWGVITVLMFIIGTAVAAGIAFLNPATADDSFFYLFLCGVVAICSMILPGLSGSFVLLIMGNYLLVLGAIGRFDMDILIPLGIGCVIGLVAFSYLLAFIFKHFKDATIAILTGFVFGSLVIIWPWKETEYMKDEGGTFVTKENGDLIEAGFLWHLPGMNMEFLLAVLLIAAGALAVYFIEKSGEKRVPEAK; encoded by the coding sequence ATGAATCTTTTTTTTGTGTTTTTTAAAGGAATGGCAATGGGAGCCGCAAACGTCATTCCCGGTGTTTCAGGCGGAACGATTGCGTTTATTACAGGCATTTACGAGCGCCTGATCAATGCCATCAAGTCATTCGACCTTGAAGCTGCGAAGTTACTCCTGGCGGGTAAATTCAAAGCTTTTGTTATACATGTTGATCTCTATTTTCTGATTGCACTTTTTGCCGGTATCGGACTTAGCATCGTAAGTCTTGCCAAATTACTTGAGTTTCTGCTACTTAATTTCGAGGTGCTGACCATGGCATTTTTCTTTGGCCTCATCATCTCTTCCGTGTTGCTGGTAGGTAAGCAGGTAGAGCGTTGGGGCGTTATCACCGTGCTGATGTTCATTATCGGTACTGCTGTGGCTGCCGGCATTGCCTTTCTTAATCCCGCTACTGCTGACGACAGTTTTTTCTACCTCTTCCTCTGTGGAGTCGTGGCCATTTGCAGCATGATCCTGCCGGGCTTGTCAGGTTCGTTTGTGTTGTTGATTATGGGCAATTACCTGCTGGTGCTCGGGGCTATTGGCCGTTTTGATATGGACATACTCATTCCTCTCGGTATTGGATGCGTTATTGGCCTGGTGGCTTTTTCCTATCTGTTGGCTTTTATTTTTAAGCACTTTAAAGATGCCACCATCGCTATTCTCACTGGGTTCGTATTCGGTTCTCTTGTTATCATCTGGCCGTGGAAAGAAACGGAATACATGAAGGACGAGGGAGGCACTTTCGTAACCAAAGAAAACGGTGACTTGATAGAAGCGGGGTTTTTGTGGCATTTGCCGGGTATGAATATGGAGTTTCTTCTTGCTGTGCTGCTGATCGCAGCCGGAGCCCTGGCGGTTTATTTTATTGAAAAATCAGGGGAGAAAAGGGTACCCGAGGCAAAATGA
- a CDS encoding GNAT family N-acetyltransferase, producing the protein MQEYQILNWDSSFFGFKVASISNKKLEAEHIKAVLQKLKDQEVKLVYWAKDPDTELPDEILKAYNGFLADRRVTFVKRLDKNLTENIRSHIGISEYPESEPDQNLLDLAVSSGRYSRFKTDPNIPGKKFRELYHLWMRNSTLRKFAKTVLVYQENEDIMGMVTLKEKNGRGAIGLIAVAAAMRGEGIGLHLLHEADKWFLKNGLEQVEVATQEENKATIFYRKLGFELDRSSHIYHFWL; encoded by the coding sequence ATGCAAGAATATCAAATACTCAATTGGGACTCCAGCTTCTTTGGGTTTAAAGTCGCCAGTATCTCCAATAAAAAGCTTGAGGCTGAACATATTAAAGCAGTGCTCCAAAAGCTCAAAGACCAGGAAGTGAAACTCGTATATTGGGCTAAAGATCCTGATACAGAATTGCCGGACGAGATACTCAAAGCGTATAATGGTTTCCTGGCAGACCGGAGAGTAACCTTCGTTAAAAGGCTCGATAAAAACCTTACGGAAAATATTCGGAGCCACATCGGAATCTCAGAGTATCCTGAAAGCGAACCTGACCAAAACCTTCTGGACCTGGCCGTTAGCAGCGGTCGCTATTCCCGGTTCAAAACAGATCCTAATATCCCAGGGAAGAAATTCAGAGAACTTTATCATTTATGGATGCGGAATTCTACCCTGCGGAAATTCGCCAAAACCGTACTCGTATATCAGGAAAATGAGGATATAATGGGCATGGTAACGCTGAAGGAAAAGAATGGCCGGGGTGCTATAGGATTGATTGCCGTTGCTGCTGCCATGCGGGGTGAAGGTATCGGGCTTCATCTTCTTCACGAAGCGGATAAATGGTTTTTAAAAAACGGGCTTGAGCAAGTGGAAGTAGCTACCCAGGAAGAGAATAAGGCTACCATATTTTATCGGAAGCTGGGATTTGAATTAGACCGGAGTAGCCATATTTATCACTTCTGGCTTTAA